A single genomic interval of Microbacterium oleivorans harbors:
- the purF gene encoding amidophosphoribosyltransferase → MCGIVGIVGQSPANQEIYDALLLLQHRGQDSTGIATAENTGVFHIFKANGQVREAVRTRDMRSLLGNIGLGHVRYATKGTASSEEEAQPFYVNAPYGIVLVHNGNLTNTRELTEELFRKDRRHLNTSSDTELLVNVLANELQTTISGLDLDPDQVFQAVERVHERVEGSYAAIALIAGHGLLAFRDPFGIRPLILGTRRAENGRDEWTVASESLVLENGGFDVVRDIEPGEAVFIDADGTLHARQGAQQTQLSPCSFEYVYLARPDSIMNGISVYEARLRMGERLADTIAKYTPQDAIDVVMPIPDSSRPAAMQVARKLGIEYREGFYKNRYVGRTFIMPGQAVRKKSVRQKLNAMSSEFKGKNVLLIDDSIVRGTTSKEIIQMARDAGAKSVTFASAAPPVRYPHVYGINMPSRHELIAHGRTIPEIAQELGCDYLVYQEIDDLKAAIVEGTGITDLDMSCFDGRYVTGTVTDEYLNWVEGTQQS, encoded by the coding sequence ATGTGCGGAATCGTCGGAATCGTCGGGCAGTCCCCGGCGAACCAGGAGATCTACGACGCCCTCCTGCTGCTGCAGCACCGCGGCCAGGACTCGACGGGCATCGCGACCGCCGAGAACACCGGGGTCTTCCACATCTTCAAAGCCAACGGGCAGGTGCGCGAGGCGGTGCGCACGCGAGACATGCGCTCGCTGCTCGGCAACATCGGGCTGGGTCACGTCCGGTACGCCACCAAGGGCACGGCATCGAGCGAAGAAGAGGCGCAGCCCTTCTACGTCAACGCGCCGTACGGCATCGTGCTGGTGCACAACGGCAATCTGACCAACACGCGTGAGCTGACCGAGGAGCTGTTCCGCAAGGACCGCCGCCACCTCAACACGAGCTCCGACACCGAGCTGCTGGTGAACGTGCTCGCCAACGAGCTGCAGACCACCATCTCGGGGCTCGATCTCGACCCCGACCAGGTCTTCCAGGCGGTCGAGCGGGTTCACGAGCGGGTCGAGGGCTCGTATGCGGCGATCGCCCTCATCGCCGGACACGGCCTGCTGGCCTTCCGCGACCCGTTCGGCATCCGCCCGCTCATCCTCGGCACGCGGCGGGCCGAGAACGGGCGCGACGAGTGGACGGTGGCCTCGGAGTCGCTCGTGCTCGAGAACGGTGGTTTCGACGTCGTGCGCGACATCGAGCCCGGAGAGGCCGTCTTCATCGACGCCGACGGCACGCTGCACGCGCGCCAGGGCGCCCAGCAGACGCAGCTCTCGCCCTGCTCGTTCGAGTACGTCTACCTCGCCCGCCCCGACTCGATCATGAACGGCATCTCGGTCTACGAGGCGCGCTTGCGGATGGGTGAGCGCCTGGCCGACACGATCGCCAAGTACACCCCGCAGGATGCGATCGACGTCGTGATGCCGATTCCCGACTCGTCGCGCCCGGCGGCCATGCAGGTCGCCCGCAAGCTCGGCATCGAATACCGCGAGGGCTTCTACAAGAACCGTTACGTCGGCCGGACGTTCATCATGCCGGGCCAGGCGGTTCGCAAGAAGAGCGTGCGCCAGAAGCTCAACGCGATGTCGAGCGAGTTCAAGGGCAAGAACGTGCTGCTCATCGACGACTCGATCGTGCGGGGCACGACCTCCAAGGAGATCATCCAGATGGCCCGGGATGCCGGTGCCAAGAGCGTCACGTTCGCCTCGGCCGCGCCGCCGGTGCGCTACCCGCACGTGTACGGCATCAACATGCCCTCGCGTCATGAGCTGATCGCCCACGGACGCACGATCCCCGAGATCGCGCAAGAGCTGGGCTGCGATTACCTCGTCTACCAGGAGATCGACGATCTCAAGGCGGCGATCGTCGAGGGCACGGGCATCACGGACCTCGACATGAGCTGCTTCGACGGCCGTTACGTCACCGGGACGGTGACCGACGAATACCTGAACTGGGTCGAGGGCACCCAGCAGTCGTGA